A genomic window from Schistocerca serialis cubense isolate TAMUIC-IGC-003099 chromosome 4, iqSchSeri2.2, whole genome shotgun sequence includes:
- the LOC126475334 gene encoding longitudinals lacking protein-like, whose product MSGSSASKNHWTERGFYPCQLCGKSYSYYSNFYRHTTFECGKEPRFACPRCPYKSKRRSSLKQHFLARHYSELTAQNENF is encoded by the exons ATGTCAG GTTCTTCAGCTTCAAAAAACCATTGGACAGAGCGTGGTTTCTACCCATGTCAACTGTGTGGTAAATCGTACAGCTATTACAGTAATTTTTATCGACACACTACATTTGAGTGTGGTAAAGAACCACGATTCGCCTGCCCCAGATGCCCATACAAATCAAAGCGGAGAAGCAGCCTTAAACAACACTTTTTAGCTAGACACTATAGTGAGTTAACAGCACAAAATGAGAACTTCTGA